From a single Lolium rigidum isolate FL_2022 chromosome 7, APGP_CSIRO_Lrig_0.1, whole genome shotgun sequence genomic region:
- the LOC124674592 gene encoding uncharacterized protein LOC124674592, with product MASSSSSLGAILQRFPLLAPRPASRRAPTSRRAVANKISCIGWDPEGILAAPQPGHIANLEFRRRLDSDADARAAFDRQVKEETERRRKEREARVVPETDAGLVEYFLDTDAREIEIEIGRLRPRLNKGFFDYIQREIAEIKFAVTRTAELEDRLIELEAMQKVIGEGVEAYDKLQNDLVTAKERLTNILQSKDRKSTLLDMVERNELNMSILTLLDENIASAKTSNQEEAVAFMENVRSAMLKYITV from the exons atggcttcttcctcctcctccctcggcGCCATCCTCCAGCGCTTCccgctcctcgcgccgcgccccgcctcccgccgcgCGCCGACCAGCCGCCGCGCAGTCGCCAACAAGATCTCCTGCATCGGATGG GACCCTGAGGGCATCCTCGCGGCGCCGCAGCCAGGCCACATCGCGAACCTCGAGTTCCGCCGCCGCCTCGACAGCGACGCCGACGCGCGCGCCGCCTTCGACCGCCAGGTCAAGGAGGAGACGGAGCGCCGCCGCAAGGAGCGCGAG GCGCGCGTGGTACCTGAAACGGACGCCGGCCTGGTGGAGTACTTCCTCGACACGGACGCGCGCGAGATCGAGATCGAGATCGGCAGGCTCCGCCCTAGGCTGAACAAGGGATTCTTCGACTACATCCAGCGGGAAATCGCCGAGATCAAATTTGCTGTCACCAGAACGGCG GAGTTGGAGGACAGATTGATCGAGCTGGAAGCAATGCAGAAGGTTATCGGCGAGGGAGTCG AGGCCTATGACAAGTTGCAGAATGACCTCGTGACTGCGAAAGAGCGGCTCACCAATATCCTGCAATCTAAAGATAGGAAATCAACC CTGCTCGACATGGTCGAACGGAATGAGCTCAACATGTCCATATTGACACTTCTTGATGAGAACATAGCGAGCGCAAAGACGAGCAATCAG GAGGAAGCTGTGGCTTTCATGGAGAATGTGCGCTCAGCTATGTTGAAGTACATAACAGTATAA